Proteins found in one Nostoc sp. NIES-3756 genomic segment:
- a CDS encoding YdcF family protein — MSRFRKHQKYYLLGFISILLSILLIIPTRLVIALSQTPVPQAIFVLGGDEAREALAAEIAQWYPSLEIWVSTPSDTAKTVKIFINAGISSQRFHIDNRAVDTVTNFTTVVNHFQQRKITHLYLVTSDFHMPRAKAIAFVVLGSRGIAFTPLSVPSNRPPETTFRIVRDVVRSILWIFTNWTGARSDNLL; from the coding sequence ATATCAAGATTTCGTAAGCATCAAAAATATTACCTATTAGGATTCATTAGTATACTCCTTTCGATATTACTGATAATTCCTACCCGTTTAGTGATTGCCCTTTCTCAAACTCCTGTTCCCCAAGCTATTTTTGTATTAGGTGGCGATGAAGCGAGGGAAGCCTTAGCCGCAGAGATCGCTCAATGGTATCCATCCCTAGAAATTTGGGTATCTACTCCATCAGATACTGCAAAAACAGTTAAAATTTTTATCAATGCAGGTATTTCATCCCAAAGATTTCATATTGACAACCGTGCTGTTGATACTGTTACTAACTTTACAACTGTAGTTAATCATTTTCAACAAAGAAAAATTACTCACCTTTATTTAGTTACTTCTGACTTCCATATGCCAAGAGCTAAAGCTATTGCGTTTGTTGTTCTTGGTAGTAGAGGTATTGCATTTACTCCCCTGTCTGTACCTTCAAATCGTCCGCCAGAAACTACCTTTCGGATTGTGCGTGATGTTGTTCGTTCAATATTGTGGATTTTTACAAATTGGACAGGAGCAAGAAGCGACAACCTATTATAA
- a CDS encoding glycosyltransferase, translating into MTLSKAAYQANNVIKTSKVSNISVIIPVYNGGESFRRCLTSLSKAASSALEIIVVSDGDTDNSWLLAKNFGATVIRNVANLGPAKARNIGAQKARGDIIFFIDADVEIYPDTIDKVAIAFQEEPDLVALIGSYDDEPGSKNFLSQYKNLFHHYTHQTATVEASTFWGACGAIRRDIFLKMDGFDENYLKPCVEDIELGYRLKKNGYRIKLCKHIQVKHLKQWQVISLLKAEFFYRALPWTALILRDRHMINDLNLKLNNRISVVITYLLIINLFTSLWWNYALIITCSSALALLIINIHVYKFFLQKRGFSFTIQAVIWHWIYYFYSGLGFAIGFIRHQIFHKSKLSLRKLKKLALGIR; encoded by the coding sequence ATGACTTTATCTAAGGCTGCATATCAAGCTAATAATGTAATAAAAACTTCTAAGGTATCTAATATTTCTGTAATTATTCCCGTTTACAATGGGGGTGAAAGCTTTCGGCGATGTCTTACTAGTTTGTCCAAAGCAGCATCTTCTGCTCTAGAAATAATTGTTGTTTCTGATGGTGATACAGATAATTCATGGTTATTAGCTAAAAATTTTGGTGCAACAGTAATTAGAAATGTCGCTAATTTAGGTCCTGCTAAAGCTCGAAATATAGGAGCGCAAAAGGCAAGAGGTGATATCATTTTCTTTATAGATGCTGATGTAGAAATTTATCCTGATACTATAGATAAAGTTGCGATCGCCTTCCAAGAAGAACCAGATTTAGTTGCTTTAATTGGTTCCTACGATGATGAGCCAGGGTCAAAAAATTTTTTATCACAATACAAAAATTTATTCCATCACTATACACATCAAACAGCTACTGTTGAAGCCTCTACATTTTGGGGAGCTTGTGGAGCTATCCGTCGTGATATCTTCTTAAAGATGGACGGTTTTGATGAAAATTACCTTAAACCTTGTGTAGAAGACATTGAATTAGGTTATCGTTTAAAGAAGAATGGTTATCGAATCAAGTTATGTAAGCATATACAAGTTAAACACCTAAAACAGTGGCAAGTCATTTCTTTACTAAAAGCTGAATTTTTTTATCGCGCCCTTCCTTGGACTGCATTAATCTTGCGCGATCGCCACATGATTAACGACTTAAATCTAAAGTTAAATAATAGAATAAGTGTTGTAATAACTTATTTATTAATAATTAATTTATTTACTTCTTTATGGTGGAATTATGCTTTAATAATTACATGCTCTTCCGCTTTAGCGCTTTTAATAATTAATATACATGTTTATAAATTCTTTTTACAAAAACGAGGTTTTTCATTTACCATTCAAGCTGTTATTTGGCACTGGATTTACTACTTCTATAGTGGGTTAGGATTTGCTATAGGTTTTATTCGCCATCAAATTTTTCATAAATCAAAACTTTCACTCAGGAAACTTAAAAAGTTGGCTTTAGGGATTCGATAG